A portion of the Macaca mulatta isolate MMU2019108-1 chromosome 4, T2T-MMU8v2.0, whole genome shotgun sequence genome contains these proteins:
- the CCDC167 gene encoding coiled-coil domain-containing protein 167 isoform X1 → MTKKKRENLGVALEIDGLEEKLSQCRKDLEAVNSRLHSQELSLEAREGTEVSSAREPEEHAALCGHLHPPDPRLCLLDYVSLALPHNQHRLPLGPLIRTKQALQASIGPRCWGVPLPT, encoded by the exons ATGACTAAAAAGAAGCGGGAGAATCTGGGCGTCGCTCTAGAG ATCGATGGACTAGAGGAGAAGCTGTCCCAGTGTCGGAAAGACCTGGAGGCCGTGAACTCCAGGCTCCACAGCCAGGAGCTGAGCCTAGAGGCCAG AGAAGGAACTGAAGTTTCTTCGGCAAGAGAACCGGAAGAACATGCTGCTCTCTGTGGCCATCTTCATCCTCCTGACCCTCGTCTATGCCTACTGGACTATGTGAGCCTGGCACTTCCCCACAACCAGCACAGGCTTCCACTTGGCCCCTTGATCAGGACCAAGCAGGCACTTCAAGCCTCAATAGGACCAAGGTGCTGGGGTGTTCCCCTCCCAACCTAG
- the CCDC167 gene encoding coiled-coil domain-containing protein 167 yields MTKKKRENLGVALEIDGLEEKLSQCRKDLEAVNSRLHSQELSLEARRSLEKEKNSLMSKASNYEKELKFLRQENRKNMLLSVAIFILLTLVYAYWTM; encoded by the exons ATGACTAAAAAGAAGCGGGAGAATCTGGGCGTCGCTCTAGAG ATCGATGGACTAGAGGAGAAGCTGTCCCAGTGTCGGAAAGACCTGGAGGCCGTGAACTCCAGGCTCCACAGCCAGGAGCTGAGCCTAGAGGCCAG GAGGTCcctggagaaggagaaaaacagcctaatgagcaaagcctccaacTACG AGAAGGAACTGAAGTTTCTTCGGCAAGAGAACCGGAAGAACATGCTGCTCTCTGTGGCCATCTTCATCCTCCTGACCCTCGTCTATGCCTACTGGACTATGTGA